A genome region from Sphingomonas anseongensis includes the following:
- the moaA gene encoding GTP 3',8-cyclase MoaA yields MIDSFGRKITYVRLSVTDRCDLRCRYCMAEKMTFLPRSEVLTLEELAQLADLLIGRGVRKIRLTGGEPLVRKGVEHLVADLGTRVGMGLDELTMTTNGTQLPRYARLLSDAGIRRINVSLDSRDPERFRYITRRGDLDQVLRGIDAAAEAGLKIKINMVALKNINEHEIEPMLVWCSEQGFDLTLIETMPLGNVEEDRTTHYLPLSDVKTRLDREFTLVPSFARTGGPARYWEIDGLGVRLGMITPLTNNFCDGCNRIRISATGTVYGCLGHDQKVELREALRSGSQDLVDEALDKLLKGKPRKHEFAIRAGEAPAVARHMSVTGG; encoded by the coding sequence ATGATCGACAGTTTCGGCCGCAAGATCACTTACGTTCGGCTTTCCGTCACCGATCGCTGTGACCTGCGGTGTCGTTACTGCATGGCCGAAAAGATGACCTTCCTGCCCCGCAGTGAAGTGCTGACGCTGGAGGAACTGGCGCAGCTGGCCGACCTTCTCATTGGCCGGGGCGTTCGCAAGATTCGGCTGACGGGTGGTGAGCCTTTGGTGCGCAAGGGCGTCGAGCATCTCGTCGCCGATCTCGGCACACGGGTCGGCATGGGACTCGACGAGCTGACGATGACGACGAACGGAACTCAGCTCCCCCGATACGCCCGTTTGCTGTCTGATGCGGGGATACGTCGCATCAATGTCAGCCTCGACAGCCGCGATCCCGAACGCTTCCGCTACATCACCCGCCGCGGCGACCTCGACCAGGTCCTTCGTGGCATCGACGCGGCTGCCGAAGCGGGCTTGAAGATCAAGATCAACATGGTCGCCCTCAAGAACATCAACGAGCATGAAATAGAGCCCATGCTGGTCTGGTGCAGCGAGCAGGGGTTCGATCTGACGCTGATCGAAACCATGCCCTTGGGAAATGTCGAGGAAGATCGGACGACACATTACTTGCCGCTGAGCGACGTCAAGACGCGGCTCGATCGGGAATTCACGCTTGTCCCATCGTTTGCACGCACCGGGGGTCCGGCTCGCTACTGGGAGATTGACGGTCTCGGCGTGAGGCTGGGGATGATCACGCCTCTCACCAACAATTTCTGCGACGGCTGCAATCGGATCCGAATTTCAGCGACGGGCACTGTTTACGGCTGCCTCGGGCACGATCAGAAGGTCGAGCTTCGCGAGGCGTTGCGCTCGGGAAGTCAGGACCTCGTCGACGAGGCCCTCGACAAGCTGCTCAAGGGCAAGCCGCGGAAGCATGAATTTGCAATTCGGGCTGGAGAGGCGCCGGCGGTGGCGCGACACATGAGCGTAACGGGTGGCTGA